The DNA window ACAATCTTtgcaaaagtataaaaacaagcaacaattgtgTTGTGCTTTGGCTAATTTGCCGATTAAAACTGCGGCTTAGTATTTTGCACTGCCAAACGATAAACGCCCAAAATATGGAAAAGCTGTGCGCATTGGAGGTGTGTGCGTGCTCCGTGTCAAGCTTTTTGTCGTGTCACGAGCACGATTATCAAagacaattattaaaaattaactcTTAGGCTTTCATAAATTCAAGCACTCTTTCAGGTAAGtactcaaataaatattttatattaaatacaatttaatgatCAATGATATAATTATTgatcttatattttatttataagtgaGGTGCACTGCtaataagcttttgttttcatagcACGTCCATTTCTAGCAAAAAAGCTTTTTTCAGCGAACGAGCCAAACAAATGCGAAACAAAATaagcagcgcaagcaaaacaaaactcgAAAGCTTCATCACACCACCTTGAGCCGCCCTCTAGTCTAGGGTCGTGTTGATCACGCTTCTGCATTTCGATATCGATAAGCGATAGCACATTAAAActacaacttttattttaagagacatgatttatttacagaaacaaaaaaaaaaaagtaacacgtattaatgcttaattaaGCACTTTGTAGGGATTGAGAATGCCGTTGGGATCAAACATTTTCTTCATGTCGCGCATCCAATTAATGGCCACCGGATTCTTGGAGTAATGCAGATAGTCCTTTTTAAGAAAACCAATGCCATGCTCGGCACTAATGCTGCCCTTTAGCTTCGAGGTGTACTCATAGACAAATGGTTCCACGCGCTTATAGATCTCATCATTAAACTTTTCACAGGAcacattcaaatgcaaattggaGTCGCCCAGATGACCGTAGCCACACACAACTGTGGCCAAAGGACCGCAACGTTCGCGCATGACATCCACAATGCTGTAAAAGTCACGCAACGGCAAGGAGATGTCGTACTTGAAGCAGAAACTCTTCTCAATGAGAGCAAGCGGCACCATTTCGCGTATTTTCCAAATTTCCTGCACCTTGCCGGGATCACCAGTGACAGTGCCATCCAGGATTTCACCGCGCTCCATGCCATCGCCTATAAACTGATTAATCTTCTCCTGATCATGGTCGCCATTGCTGCCTGAGGTCTCGATGAGCATGTAGAAAGGATAACCGGCAATGGGCGCACTATAAATAACAAGCATACATGTAAGTTTGCCTACTCAATGAATCTTTAATTACTCACTTGAGAAATTTGTACTGGCCCATGGCTGTTTGGAATGCACGCTCGTCGATCATTTCACAGGAGCTCAGAATCTCGCCGAGATTGCGTTTGGCGTTGACAAATGTTTTGAGCACATCTGCAAAGGAATTGAGACCAATGAAGGCCACATTCACGGATTTGGAGGCATGTGGACAGAGCATAGAGAGCTTTGTCACCACACCCAGCGTGCCCTCAGAGCCAATGAACAAATGCTTCATGTGATAGCCTGTGTTGTCCTTCTTAAAGTCCGACATAAGATCCAAAACCTGACCATTAGCTAGAACTGCCTCTACGCCCAGCACAGAGCCATGCAGATTGCCATAGCGCACTACGCGCACGCCGCCCGCATTTGTGGAAACATTGCCACCAATATGACAGCTTGCCTTGGCGCCCAAGTCAAGCGGCACCGTTAAGCCCGCCTCCTTGGCGCGATGATCAAAATTCTCCAAAATGCAGCCGGCTTCCACCACAGCAATGCCCGTGACTTCATCCACGGACAGAACTTTGTTAAGACGCTGCAGCGACAGCACAATCTCATCGCAAATGGGCACCGAACCGCCCACCAGGCCAGTGTTGCCACCCTGCGGCACCACCGCCAGCTTACGCTCGTTGCAGTGGCGCAATATGGCCGCCACCTCCGCCGTGCTGCCTGGCTTGAGCACTAGCTTGCTGTTGCCTGGATTAAAAATTCTGCATTAAATCAATGAAGAAAAGACTGTAGACACGCTACTAACCGCGTATGCGTTTGAGAAAGCAAATGTTATAGCCATCTAGATCCTCGGTGAGCACATGATTCTGacccagcagctgctcaaagtgCGCCACATCCTTATCATTGAGCGTTGCATAGTTACCACGCTGCACATGGTCGCTTTTCTAAAAGAGTGAGAAGCAATAGCAACGCTTAAGCTCTTGCAATTGGTTCAGGgcatgccaaaaacaaaagttaatgcaaccaccaccaccattTGCAAAGCGCTAAGGCACAAAGTCAACAGCGATTGGGCCGGACTGACAGCTCTAACTCACCACACACAACGCGGACTCAACATAATGTTACACTTTCTCCCTAACTCATCCTGCTGCCGCTATAGCGTGCGCTCTctcgcgcacacacacacacacacacatacgaacgCGCTTACCTGTGTGAAGTCGGGCAGCGCAGTTGCGCTGCTCGCCAGCCTGCGCGTCGCTGCTGCGGTTACGATTGTGTTGAGGTGTCTGCTGGCGCAGGAGGCGGCCGCACATCTGCGCAATTGTAAAAGGCCTTGGAAACGCATTGCGGCTACAATTATTGTGATTGCCTGCTGCAATTAGAGGAAGTAATATgaattatgcattatttataaatagttgcaattcaattaacagcATTAGTAGCTACCCTAAAGTGCTGCTCgacgcacagcagcaacaatactGATAagtattaacaaattattccATCAGCTGCTATTCCACGAGCTTTATTTTGTTCGCACTATCAGCTAAGGTAAATactataaatgcaaatatgtaaacagctatatatatgtatgtatgtacatatataacgCTTGTCTATGGCAAACAATGCAGGGCATACCGCTTTATCCCACGATCTTGATTTTAACCAAATACCAAGACAACAATTCTTTCAAAGTCAATAGCTTTATGACAGCGACTGGATTTACTTAGCctttttgtatgcatgtgtgtgtgcgtgtgtgtgttttttccAGGTACGCGGTCAAAAAGGTAGTACGGTAAACTGCATAATCATAAACTCATTTGTGCTGCTCTAGTTACCTGCTTCGAACCGCAATCTTTggcttcaaataaatatttagtttgaaatttgctatatataaaacaaatacttttAGCATAGCTTTAAGCCCGCACACAGTTTGCCAGCCCTGTTTCCCACGATTTGTTTTGTCTGTCTTAGATAGATAATTACGTCTGAGCATTTGTGATACGCGTGTTGTGTCTGATAAGATTCTCTCTTAAAGGCTGCCAGCTGTTAgatttgttaataaacataCTTGATGTACGTATATTTTGCATCTACATCAATTGCTCTACACGCGCCGTTGAcaaagtcaaaacaaaaacacacacacacacacatgcaagcccACACGCGCCGGCACtttgtatacatacataaataagttcacacacacatggaacATGCTATGGAAAATAACCAGCTCTCAATATTTATGCTACAGCAAAGTTTAACTTATagcataaatacatttttctttttgcattgcaCTTACTTtggctcttttttttttattattttcttgcaCTCGTTACTCGCTATTGAtcacaacaaaacacaaattacGACTATTATAATAGCGTGATAAATATAGTATAAGAAAcgtaaacacaaacaaacgaagAGCAGAAAAGCTTGGCGGCAAAAGCTTTTCGCGATCAGCTGTGCTCCGAAGCTTTTGGTTTAGCAACTTTTCATTGACACTTGacgctttatttgtttaacaacatttaGCACTCGTCGTCAGCGGGAAATTGAAAAGGCAATCAAAAGTAAAGTAAGACTCTATAAGGTATTTACCATATGTCattatgttatatattaacAGAACTAAGAAGCTATAGTATCTAAAATATGGACATTTACAATGATCGCAGCCACAGGCATGTAGGATCATGTATTATACTGTATcctttaaattcaatttaaacttttattaattattaaaataataagttcacattttgttgcttgaagaatattaaaatatttatactttcaGATATTATTAGCATTAGTAtacataaaaacaagcaagtTGCTAAAGTTGGATGCAGCCAGCTTGCATATGCACTTTACCTAGAAAGCCGCAACAAACTCACCAGCAATtcttgt is part of the Drosophila busckii strain San Diego stock center, stock number 13000-0081.31 chromosome X, ASM1175060v1, whole genome shotgun sequence genome and encodes:
- the LOC108605589 gene encoding D-2-hydroxyglutarate dehydrogenase, mitochondrial codes for the protein MRFQGLLQLRRCAAASCASRHLNTIVTAAATRRLASSATALPDFTQKSDHVQRGNYATLNDKDVAHFEQLLGQNHVLTEDLDGYNICFLKRIRGNSKLVLKPGSTAEVAAILRHCNERKLAVVPQGGNTGLVGGSVPICDEIVLSLQRLNKVLSVDEVTGIAVVEAGCILENFDHRAKEAGLTVPLDLGAKASCHIGGNVSTNAGGVRVVRYGNLHGSVLGVEAVLANGQVLDLMSDFKKDNTGYHMKHLFIGSEGTLGVVTKLSMLCPHASKSVNVAFIGLNSFADVLKTFVNAKRNLGEILSSCEMIDERAFQTAMGQYKFLNAPIAGYPFYMLIETSGSNGDHDQEKINQFIGDGMERGEILDGTVTGDPGKVQEIWKIREMVPLALIEKSFCFKYDISLPLRDFYSIVDVMRERCGPLATVVCGYGHLGDSNLHLNVSCEKFNDEIYKRVEPFVYEYTSKLKGSISAEHGIGFLKKDYLHYSKNPVAINWMRDMKKMFDPNGILNPYKVLN